A part of Tardiphaga sp. vice304 genomic DNA contains:
- the lpdA gene encoding dihydrolipoyl dehydrogenase, producing the protein MADNSFDVVVIGSGPGGYVTAIRAAQLGFKTAIVEKKHLGGICNNWGCIPTKALLRSAEIYHYMQHAKDYGLSCDNISFDIKAVIARSRGVVKRLNGGVEYLMKKNKIAIIWGDATLDAPGKFTVKKAEAEAPKGSLGEGSYTAKHIIVATGARPRVLPGLEPDKKLVWTYFEAMNPDRMPKSLLVVGSGAIGIEFASFYRTMGADVTVVEVLPQVLPVEDAEIAAFARKQFEKQGIKMLVNTKVTKLDKKADSVVATIDDGKKPVTQEFDRVISAVGVVGNIEGFGLEKLGVKTERGCIVIDGYGKTNVPGIYAIGDVAGPPMLAHKAEHEGVICVEAIKGLHPHPMDKLLIPGCTYCHPQIASVGLTEAKAKESGREIRVGRFPFTANGKAIAMGEDQGMAKVIFDKKTGQLLGAHLVGTEVTELIQGFVVAMNLETTEEELFHTIFPHPTISETMKEAVLDAYGIALNM; encoded by the coding sequence ATGGCCGATAATTCTTTTGACGTCGTCGTGATCGGATCCGGTCCCGGCGGATATGTGACGGCGATCCGCGCCGCGCAGCTCGGCTTCAAGACGGCGATCGTCGAGAAGAAGCATCTCGGCGGCATCTGCAACAACTGGGGCTGCATTCCGACCAAGGCGCTGCTGCGCTCGGCGGAGATCTATCACTACATGCAGCATGCCAAGGACTATGGCCTGTCCTGCGACAACATCTCGTTCGACATCAAGGCGGTGATCGCGCGCTCGCGCGGCGTCGTGAAGCGGCTCAATGGCGGCGTCGAATATCTGATGAAGAAGAACAAGATCGCCATCATCTGGGGCGATGCCACGCTGGACGCGCCGGGCAAGTTCACCGTGAAGAAGGCCGAGGCCGAGGCGCCGAAGGGCTCGCTGGGCGAGGGCAGCTACACCGCCAAGCACATCATCGTCGCCACCGGCGCGCGACCGCGGGTGCTGCCGGGTCTCGAGCCCGACAAGAAGCTGGTCTGGACCTATTTCGAGGCGATGAACCCCGACCGCATGCCGAAGTCGCTGCTGGTGGTCGGCTCCGGCGCGATCGGCATCGAGTTCGCGTCGTTCTATCGCACCATGGGCGCCGACGTGACGGTCGTCGAAGTGCTGCCGCAGGTGCTGCCGGTGGAGGACGCCGAGATCGCCGCCTTTGCGCGCAAGCAGTTCGAGAAGCAGGGCATCAAGATGCTCGTCAACACCAAGGTGACCAAGCTCGACAAGAAGGCCGACAGTGTCGTCGCCACCATCGACGATGGCAAGAAGCCGGTGACGCAGGAATTCGACCGGGTGATTTCCGCGGTCGGCGTGGTCGGCAACATCGAGGGCTTCGGCCTCGAGAAGCTCGGCGTGAAAACCGAGCGTGGCTGCATCGTGATCGACGGTTACGGCAAGACCAACGTGCCCGGCATCTACGCCATCGGCGACGTCGCCGGTCCCCCGATGCTGGCGCACAAGGCCGAGCATGAGGGCGTGATCTGCGTCGAGGCCATCAAGGGCCTGCACCCGCACCCGATGGACAAGCTGCTCATTCCCGGCTGCACCTACTGCCACCCGCAGATCGCCTCCGTCGGCCTCACCGAGGCGAAAGCCAAGGAGAGCGGCCGCGAGATCCGCGTCGGCCGCTTCCCGTTCACGGCCAACGGCAAGGCGATCGCGATGGGCGAGGACCAGGGCATGGCCAAGGTGATTTTCGACAAGAAGACCGGCCAGCTCCTCGGCGCGCATCTGGTCGGCACCGAAGTCACCGAGCTGATCCAGGGCTTTGTCGTCGCGATGAACCTCGAAACCACCGAGGAAGAGCTGTTCCACACCATCTTCCCGCATCCGACGATCTCGGAGACGATGAAGGAAGCCGTGCTGGATGCCTACGGCATCGCCCTGAATATGTAA
- the glyA gene encoding serine hydroxymethyltransferase: MTSSAHSASAPDSFFTATIADTDPEIAAAIKGELGRQRHEIELIASENIVSRAVMEAQGSVMTNKYAEGYPGARYYGGCEFVDIAENLAIERAKKLFGAGFANVQPNSGSQMNQAVFLALLQPGDTFMGLDLAAGGHLTHGSPVNMSGKWFKPAHYTVRQDDQLLDMDAIARQAEEVKPKLIIAGGSAYSRSWDFKRFREIADSVGAYLLVDMAHFAGLVAGGVHASPVPYAHVTTTTTHKSLRGPRGGLILTNDEALAKKFNSAIFPGLQGGPLMHVIAAKAVAFKEALQPDFKVYAKNVVENARALAETLRAQGYDIVSGGTDNHLMLVDLRPKGLKGNVSEKALVRAGITCNKNGVPYDPEKPWVTSGIRLGTPAATTRGFGIAEFKQTGEMIAEVLSAVAQSGDGTAPLVEAAVKERVKALTDRFPIYQ; this comes from the coding sequence ATGACGTCTTCGGCCCACAGCGCTTCCGCGCCCGACTCGTTCTTCACCGCCACCATCGCCGACACCGATCCGGAGATCGCCGCGGCGATCAAGGGCGAGCTTGGCCGCCAGCGCCACGAGATCGAGCTGATCGCCTCGGAGAACATCGTCAGCCGCGCCGTGATGGAAGCGCAGGGCTCGGTGATGACCAACAAATATGCCGAGGGTTATCCGGGCGCGCGCTATTATGGCGGCTGCGAGTTCGTCGATATCGCCGAGAACCTGGCGATCGAGCGCGCCAAGAAGCTGTTCGGCGCCGGCTTTGCCAATGTGCAGCCAAACTCCGGCAGCCAGATGAACCAGGCGGTGTTCCTGGCGCTGTTGCAGCCCGGCGACACCTTCATGGGCCTCGACCTCGCCGCCGGCGGCCATCTGACGCACGGCTCGCCGGTCAACATGTCCGGCAAGTGGTTCAAGCCGGCGCACTACACCGTGCGGCAGGACGACCAGCTGCTCGACATGGATGCCATCGCCAGGCAGGCCGAGGAGGTCAAGCCGAAGCTGATCATTGCCGGCGGCTCGGCCTATTCGCGTAGCTGGGACTTCAAGCGCTTCCGCGAGATCGCCGACAGCGTCGGCGCCTACCTGCTGGTCGACATGGCTCATTTCGCCGGCCTCGTCGCCGGCGGCGTGCATGCCTCGCCGGTGCCTTACGCCCACGTCACCACCACCACAACGCACAAGTCGCTGCGCGGCCCGCGCGGCGGGTTGATTCTCACCAATGACGAGGCGCTGGCCAAGAAGTTCAATTCGGCGATCTTCCCGGGCCTGCAGGGCGGGCCCTTGATGCATGTCATCGCCGCCAAGGCCGTGGCCTTCAAGGAGGCGCTGCAGCCGGACTTCAAGGTCTACGCCAAGAACGTCGTCGAGAATGCCCGCGCGCTGGCCGAAACGCTGCGCGCGCAGGGCTACGACATCGTCTCCGGCGGCACCGACAACCATCTGATGCTGGTCGACCTGCGACCCAAGGGCCTGAAAGGCAACGTGTCGGAGAAGGCGCTGGTTCGCGCCGGCATCACCTGTAACAAGAACGGCGTGCCCTATGACCCCGAGAAGCCGTGGGTCACGTCGGGCATCCGTCTCGGCACGCCGGCGGCCACCACGCGCGGCTTCGGCATCGCCGAGTTCAAGCAGACCGGCGAGATGATCGCCGAAGTGCTGAGCGCGGTGGCGCAGTCCGGCGACGGCACCGCGCCGCTGGTCGAGGCCGCCGTCAAGGAACGCGTCAAGGCACTTACCGACCGTTTCCCGATCTATCAGTAA
- a CDS encoding riboflavin synthase, with the protein MFTGIVTDIGEIETLTPKAQGQLHRLRVLSHYDQSSIVDGASISHNGVCLTVTGSGTAGNRTWFEVDAGAETLGLTTAKHWKAGTRLNLERALKIGDELGGHIVSGHVDGIATIVAREELPDMARFTLRTSRELARFIATKGSVTLDGASLTVNTVDDVTFSVLIIPHTLTVTTVGDWQAGDEVNLEVDQMARYAARLTEMK; encoded by the coding sequence ATGTTTACCGGCATTGTCACCGACATCGGCGAAATCGAGACCCTGACGCCGAAAGCGCAGGGCCAGTTGCACCGGCTGCGCGTGCTCAGCCACTACGACCAGAGCAGCATCGTGGACGGCGCCTCGATCTCGCACAACGGCGTCTGCCTGACCGTGACCGGCTCCGGCACGGCCGGCAACCGCACCTGGTTCGAGGTCGATGCCGGCGCCGAGACGCTCGGCCTGACCACCGCGAAGCACTGGAAGGCGGGTACCCGGCTCAATCTTGAGCGTGCGCTGAAGATCGGCGACGAACTCGGCGGCCACATCGTCTCCGGCCATGTCGACGGCATCGCCACCATCGTCGCGCGCGAAGAGCTGCCGGACATGGCGCGCTTCACGCTGCGCACCAGCCGCGAGCTGGCACGCTTCATCGCCACCAAGGGCTCGGTAACGCTGGATGGCGCATCGCTGACCGTGAATACCGTCGACGACGTGACATTTTCGGTGCTGATCATCCCGCATACGCTGACCGTGACGACGGTTGGCGACTGGCAGGCGGGCGACGAGGTCAATCTCGAAGTCGACCAGATGGCGCGCTATGCGGCGCGGCTGACGGAAATGAAATAG
- the nusB gene encoding transcription antitermination factor NusB, with translation MAEIKKAASKKPAAKPAEKKANKRGAARLAAVQALYQMDIGGAGINDIFAEFESHWLGNEVEGDQYLPAEEAFFRDVVAGVLRDQNKLDPLIDDALSKGWPLARIEAILRAVMRAGCYELEHRKDIPARVIISEYVDVAHAFVEGDETGMVNAVLDQIARQFRADEFTKG, from the coding sequence ATGGCAGAGATCAAGAAGGCCGCATCCAAGAAACCCGCCGCCAAGCCGGCCGAGAAGAAGGCCAACAAGCGCGGCGCGGCTCGTCTTGCTGCCGTGCAGGCGCTGTACCAGATGGATATCGGCGGCGCGGGGATCAACGACATTTTCGCCGAGTTCGAGAGCCACTGGCTCGGCAACGAGGTCGAGGGCGACCAGTATCTGCCGGCCGAGGAAGCGTTCTTCCGCGACGTCGTAGCGGGCGTGCTGCGCGACCAGAACAAGCTCGATCCCCTGATCGACGACGCGCTGTCGAAGGGCTGGCCGCTGGCCCGCATCGAGGCGATTTTGCGCGCGGTGATGCGGGCAGGGTGCTACGAGCTGGAGCACCGCAAGGACATTCCGGCGCGCGTCATCATCTCCGAATATGTCGACGTCGCGCACGCCTTCGTCGAGGGCGACGAGACCGGCATGGTCAACGCCGTGCTCGACCAGATCGCCCGGCAGTTTCGCGCCGACGAGTTTACGAAGGGCTAG
- the nrdR gene encoding transcriptional regulator NrdR — translation MRCPNCNSLDTQVKDSRPTEDSAVIRRRRVCITCNFRFTTFERVQLRELTVIKRAGRRVPFDRDKLVRSLQISLRKRPVDPERVEKMVSAIVRELESGGEAEISSETIGEIVMEHLRGVDDVAYVRFASVYRNFREAKDFEAVLGELSGEEDLKNEPKPIPLRK, via the coding sequence ATGCGTTGTCCGAACTGCAATAGCCTGGATACGCAGGTCAAGGACTCGCGTCCCACGGAAGATTCCGCCGTCATCCGCAGGCGGCGGGTCTGCATCACCTGCAATTTCCGCTTCACCACCTTCGAGCGGGTGCAGCTGCGCGAGTTGACGGTGATAAAGCGCGCCGGCCGCCGCGTGCCGTTCGATCGTGACAAGCTGGTGCGATCGCTGCAGATCAGTCTGCGCAAGCGGCCGGTCGATCCGGAGCGGGTCGAGAAGATGGTGTCGGCGATCGTGCGCGAACTGGAAAGCGGCGGCGAGGCCGAGATCTCCTCCGAGACGATCGGCGAGATCGTGATGGAGCACCTGCGCGGCGTCGATGATGTCGCTTATGTCCGCTTCGCCTCGGTGTACCGCAATTTTCGCGAGGCCAAGGATTTCGAGGCAGTGCTCGGCGAATTGTCTGGCGAGGAAGACCTCAAGAACGAACCCAAGCCGATCCCGTTGCGCAAATGA
- a CDS encoding sodium-translocating pyrophosphatase: MTALWVIVLCGALSIVYAIWATASVMKADAGNARMQEIAAAVREGAQAYLKRQYMTIAIVGVVIFALLYYFLGALVAIGFVIGSVLSGAAGFIGMNVSVRANVRTAQAATVSLAGGLELAFKAGAITGMLVAGLALLGVTIYFAYLTHVLGHAANSRVVVDALVALGFGASLISIFARLGGGIFTKGADVGGDLVGKVEAGIPEDDPRNPATIADNVGDNVGDCAGMAADLFETYAVTAVATMVLAAIFFANSPLLVNMMTLPLAIGGICILTSIAGTFFVKLGPSQSIMGALYKGLIATGVLSLFGVAGVIYWLVGFGPLAGVKYTGLALFECGVAGLVVTALIIVITEYYTGTQYRPVKSIAASSVTGHGTNVIQGLAISMESTAGPALVIIAGILVTYSLAGLFGIAIATTTMLALAGMIVALDAFGPVTDNAGGIAEMAGLPKEVRKATDALDAVGNTTKAVTKGYAIGSAGLGALVLFAAYNEDLKFFIANAAKYPYFQGVLPDFSLNNPYVVVGLLFGGLLPYLFGAMGMTAVGRAASAIVEEVRRQFREKPGIMQGTDKPDYKKAVDLLTKAAIKEMIIPSLLPVLSPVVVYFLIYAIAGGGAAGKSAAFSAVGAMLLGVIVTGLFVAISMTSGGGAWDNAKKYIEDGHFGGKGSEAHKAAVTGDTVGDPYKDTAGPAVNPMIKITNIVALLLLAILAH; encoded by the coding sequence ATGACAGCATTGTGGGTGATTGTGCTCTGCGGGGCACTATCGATCGTGTACGCGATCTGGGCGACGGCATCGGTGATGAAGGCGGATGCCGGAAACGCGCGGATGCAGGAAATTGCAGCGGCGGTGCGCGAAGGCGCGCAGGCCTATCTGAAGCGGCAATACATGACCATCGCCATCGTCGGCGTTGTTATCTTCGCACTGCTGTACTACTTCCTCGGCGCGCTGGTCGCGATCGGCTTCGTGATCGGGTCGGTGCTGTCGGGCGCCGCCGGCTTCATCGGCATGAACGTCTCGGTGCGCGCCAATGTCCGCACCGCGCAGGCCGCGACCGTGTCGCTGGCCGGCGGGCTTGAGCTGGCCTTCAAGGCCGGCGCGATTACCGGCATGCTGGTGGCGGGTCTGGCGCTGCTCGGCGTCACCATCTACTTCGCCTATCTCACCCATGTGCTCGGCCACGCCGCCAACAGCCGCGTCGTCGTCGACGCGCTGGTGGCGCTCGGCTTCGGCGCCTCGCTGATCTCGATCTTTGCGCGGCTGGGCGGCGGCATCTTCACCAAGGGCGCCGACGTCGGCGGCGATCTCGTCGGCAAGGTCGAGGCCGGCATTCCCGAAGACGACCCGCGCAATCCCGCCACCATCGCGGACAATGTCGGCGACAATGTCGGCGACTGCGCCGGCATGGCGGCCGACCTGTTCGAGACCTATGCGGTGACCGCGGTCGCCACCATGGTGCTGGCAGCGATCTTCTTTGCCAACTCGCCGTTGCTGGTCAACATGATGACGCTGCCGCTGGCGATCGGCGGCATCTGTATCCTGACCTCGATTGCCGGCACCTTCTTCGTCAAGCTCGGGCCAAGTCAGTCGATCATGGGTGCGCTCTACAAAGGCCTGATCGCTACCGGCGTGTTGTCGCTGTTCGGCGTTGCCGGCGTGATCTACTGGCTGGTCGGCTTCGGCCCGCTCGCCGGCGTCAAGTACACCGGTCTGGCGCTGTTCGAATGCGGCGTCGCCGGCCTCGTGGTGACGGCTTTGATCATCGTGATCACCGAATACTACACCGGCACCCAATATCGCCCGGTGAAGTCGATCGCGGCCTCATCCGTCACCGGCCACGGCACCAATGTGATCCAGGGCCTCGCCATTTCGATGGAATCCACCGCGGGTCCCGCGCTGGTGATCATCGCCGGCATCCTGGTGACGTACAGCCTGGCTGGCCTGTTCGGCATCGCGATCGCCACTACGACGATGCTGGCGCTGGCCGGCATGATCGTGGCGCTCGACGCTTTCGGCCCCGTCACCGACAATGCCGGCGGCATTGCGGAAATGGCCGGATTGCCCAAGGAAGTGCGCAAGGCGACCGACGCGCTCGACGCGGTCGGCAACACCACCAAGGCGGTCACCAAGGGCTACGCCATCGGCTCCGCCGGTCTGGGTGCACTGGTGCTGTTCGCGGCGTATAATGAGGATCTCAAATTCTTCATCGCCAATGCCGCGAAGTATCCGTACTTCCAGGGCGTGCTGCCGGACTTCTCGCTGAATAACCCTTACGTCGTGGTCGGTCTGCTGTTCGGCGGGTTGTTGCCCTACCTGTTCGGCGCGATGGGCATGACGGCGGTCGGCCGCGCGGCATCGGCGATTGTCGAGGAAGTGCGCCGGCAGTTTCGTGAGAAGCCGGGCATCATGCAGGGCACCGACAAGCCCGACTACAAGAAGGCCGTCGATCTGCTGACCAAGGCCGCGATCAAGGAGATGATCATCCCGTCGCTGCTGCCGGTGCTGTCGCCGGTCGTGGTCTACTTCCTGATCTACGCGATTGCCGGCGGCGGCGCGGCCGGCAAGTCGGCGGCGTTCTCGGCGGTCGGCGCGATGCTGCTCGGCGTGATCGTCACCGGCCTGTTCGTGGCGATCTCGATGACCTCGGGCGGCGGCGCCTGGGACAATGCCAAGAAATACATCGAGGACGGCCATTTCGGCGGCAAGGGCTCCGAGGCCCACAAGGCCGCGGTGACCGGCGACACCGTCGGCGATCCCTACAAGGACACGGCGGGCCCCGCGGTAAATCCGATGATCAAGATCACCAACATCGTGGCGCTGCTGCTGCTGGCGATCCTGGCGCACTGA
- a CDS encoding endonuclease domain-containing protein produces the protein MRQAVPKQKRTFAKTLRANATEAEKQLWRLLRSRRLASLKFRRQVPIGPWIVDFVSFEHRLVVEADGSQHAESEDDKRRDYDSSERGFRVLRFWNNDVLARPQAVLEMIIDVASTSPSPVCAPGGAHPPSPTRGEGRKSREEHGR, from the coding sequence ATGCGCCAAGCCGTACCGAAGCAGAAACGCACCTTCGCCAAGACCCTCCGCGCCAATGCGACCGAGGCGGAGAAACAACTGTGGCGACTGCTACGTTCTCGCCGCCTTGCAAGTTTGAAATTTCGCCGTCAGGTACCGATTGGCCCCTGGATCGTTGATTTCGTATCGTTCGAACATCGTTTGGTTGTCGAAGCCGATGGTAGCCAGCATGCGGAAAGCGAAGACGACAAGCGGCGCGACTACGATTCGTCGGAGCGCGGTTTTCGCGTTTTACGTTTCTGGAATAACGACGTTCTGGCGCGGCCGCAGGCGGTACTCGAAATGATCATCGACGTCGCCTCGACCTCCCCCTCACCCGTCTGCGCGCCTGGCGGCGCGCATCCCCCCTCTCCCACAAGGGGAGAGGGAAGAAAGAGCAGAGAAGAACATGGCCGATAA
- the ribH gene encoding 6,7-dimethyl-8-ribityllumazine synthase, which translates to MADARRAPLHDQTDISGARVLIVEARFYDDIQDALLAGAVRELEAASVHHTVLTVPGALEIPAAIAIALDAAEKNDEPYDAAIALGCVVRGETIHFEIVSMESSRGLMDLAVNRRLPLGNGIITVNNDEQAWARARADELNKGGDAARAALAMLRIKRRLATS; encoded by the coding sequence ATGGCAGACGCGCGACGCGCCCCCTTGCACGACCAGACCGACATTTCCGGCGCGCGCGTGCTGATTGTCGAGGCACGCTTCTACGACGATATCCAGGATGCGCTGCTGGCCGGGGCGGTGCGCGAGCTTGAAGCCGCCAGCGTGCACCACACCGTCCTCACCGTTCCCGGTGCGCTGGAGATCCCGGCCGCGATCGCCATCGCGCTGGATGCCGCCGAGAAGAACGACGAGCCCTATGACGCGGCGATCGCGCTAGGCTGCGTGGTGCGCGGCGAGACCATCCATTTCGAGATCGTCTCGATGGAATCGTCGCGCGGCTTGATGGATCTGGCGGTCAACAGGCGCTTGCCGCTCGGCAATGGCATCATCACCGTCAATAATGACGAGCAGGCCTGGGCGCGCGCCCGCGCCGACGAGCTGAACAAGGGCGGCGACGCCGCGCGGGCCGCGCTGGCGATGCTGCGCATCAAACGCCGTCTGGCGACGAGCTGA
- a CDS encoding ArsC family reductase: MAKTMTIYGIKNCDTMKRARAWLDDHSVAYGFHDYKSAGIDRATLAGWAGLVGWETLLNRAGTTFRKLDEADRQDLTEARAIALMLAQPSMIKRPVLDLGGRLLVGFKPEIYEKELK; this comes from the coding sequence ATGGCCAAAACGATGACGATCTACGGCATCAAGAATTGCGACACGATGAAGAGGGCGCGCGCCTGGCTCGACGACCACAGCGTGGCGTATGGATTTCACGACTACAAGTCCGCGGGCATCGATCGCGCCACGCTGGCCGGCTGGGCCGGGCTGGTCGGTTGGGAAACGCTGCTGAACCGCGCCGGCACCACCTTCCGCAAGCTCGACGAAGCCGACAGGCAGGACCTCACCGAGGCCCGCGCGATCGCGTTGATGCTGGCGCAGCCGTCGATGATCAAGCGCCCGGTGCTCGATCTCGGCGGACGGCTGCTGGTCGGCTTCAAGCCCGAGATCTATGAAAAGGAACTGAAGTAG
- the thiL gene encoding thiamine-phosphate kinase, with product MASGEDSLISRYFKPLATDPGAFGLTDDAAVLQADGFDIVVNTDAIVEGVHFLSDDPADTIARKALRVNLSDLAAKGAMPAGFVLTLALRDTDHAWLSEFARGLAEDAAAFGCALLGGDTVSTPGPLMISITAFGRVPAGKMVRRAGAAAGDHVVVSGTIGDAALGLAALRGGAVTQALAGDTPARDALVSRYRVPQPRSALAKAVRDHASASMDVSDGLAGDLAKLLATSGVAATVEASAIPLSQPAARLHRQGIVDLETLMSGGDDYEILCTIPPGGLSSFVEAAQRAGIAVTTIGTVSAGAGARFVDAQGAELILSRLSYSHF from the coding sequence ATGGCCTCCGGCGAAGACTCCCTCATCTCCCGCTACTTCAAGCCGCTCGCCACCGATCCCGGCGCGTTCGGGCTGACCGACGATGCCGCGGTGCTGCAGGCGGATGGCTTCGACATCGTCGTCAACACCGACGCCATCGTCGAGGGCGTGCACTTTCTCTCCGATGACCCTGCCGACACGATCGCGCGAAAAGCATTGCGGGTAAATCTGTCCGACCTGGCCGCCAAGGGCGCGATGCCGGCCGGCTTCGTGCTGACGCTGGCGCTGCGCGACACCGACCATGCCTGGCTTTCGGAATTCGCCCGCGGCCTGGCTGAGGACGCCGCGGCGTTCGGCTGTGCGCTGCTCGGCGGCGACACGGTCTCGACGCCGGGGCCGCTGATGATCTCGATCACTGCCTTCGGCCGCGTGCCGGCCGGGAAAATGGTGCGCCGCGCGGGTGCTGCTGCCGGCGATCATGTGGTCGTTTCCGGCACGATCGGTGACGCCGCGCTCGGCCTCGCCGCGCTACGCGGTGGAGCGGTGACGCAGGCGCTGGCCGGTGACACCCCGGCGCGCGACGCGCTGGTGTCGCGCTATCGCGTGCCGCAGCCGCGCTCTGCGCTGGCCAAGGCCGTGCGCGACCATGCCAGCGCATCGATGGACGTGTCCGACGGTCTTGCCGGCGACCTTGCCAAACTGCTGGCGACATCCGGCGTGGCGGCGACCGTCGAAGCGTCGGCGATTCCGCTGTCGCAGCCGGCGGCGCGACTGCACCGTCAGGGCATCGTTGATCTGGAGACACTGATGTCCGGTGGCGACGACTACGAAATCCTCTGCACCATTCCGCCGGGCGGACTGTCGTCGTTCGTGGAAGCGGCACAGCGCGCTGGCATTGCCGTTACCACCATCGGGACCGTGTCGGCGGGAGCAGGGGCGCGCTTCGTCGATGCGCAGGGCGCCGAACTCATCCTGTCGCGACTGTCCTACAGTCATTTTTGA
- the ribD gene encoding bifunctional diaminohydroxyphosphoribosylaminopyrimidine deaminase/5-amino-6-(5-phosphoribosylamino)uracil reductase RibD, with product MIFRILEDQYAEKSNEAKAADRRFMQLALTLGRRGQGRTWPNPAVGAVIVKDGVILGRGWTKPGGRPHGEPVALAQAGDAARGATLYVTLEPCSHFGKSPPCADAIIAAGIARVVSAIEDPNPEVAGQGHARLRAAGIRVDTGLCAEDAARDHAGHFRRIRDHRPHVILKLAVSPDGMIGAAGHKPFAVTGEAVRARVHLLRAQCDAVLVGIGTVLADDPELTCRLPGMAARSPVRVVLDRALRLPGKTKLVHSARAHPLWVVTSSLSEAPAAMLLQAAGAQVIRAPVITSPAGLDLPAVLHALAGRGITRLLVEGGARIAASFVAADLVDEVLLFRGAREIGEGGVPALDAMPLSAITGSPRFKARASEALQNDTLTIYERA from the coding sequence ATGATCTTTCGCATCCTGGAAGACCAGTATGCCGAAAAATCCAATGAGGCGAAGGCCGCCGACCGCCGCTTCATGCAGCTCGCGCTGACGCTCGGCCGTCGCGGGCAGGGGCGCACCTGGCCCAACCCTGCCGTCGGCGCGGTGATTGTCAAGGACGGCGTGATCCTCGGCCGCGGCTGGACCAAGCCCGGCGGCCGGCCGCATGGCGAGCCGGTGGCGCTGGCGCAGGCCGGCGACGCCGCCCGCGGCGCGACGCTGTATGTGACGCTGGAGCCGTGCTCGCATTTCGGCAAGTCGCCGCCCTGCGCGGATGCCATTATCGCGGCGGGCATTGCCCGGGTGGTGTCAGCGATCGAGGATCCCAATCCGGAAGTGGCCGGGCAGGGACATGCCCGACTGCGCGCCGCCGGCATCCGGGTCGATACCGGACTCTGCGCGGAGGATGCCGCGCGCGACCATGCCGGACATTTCCGCCGCATCCGCGACCACCGCCCGCACGTGATCCTGAAACTCGCAGTATCGCCGGACGGCATGATCGGGGCGGCCGGGCATAAGCCTTTCGCGGTGACCGGCGAGGCCGTGCGCGCGCGCGTGCATCTGCTGCGCGCGCAATGCGACGCGGTGCTGGTCGGTATCGGCACCGTGCTTGCCGACGATCCGGAGCTGACCTGCCGGCTGCCCGGCATGGCCGCGCGCTCGCCGGTTCGGGTGGTACTCGACCGCGCGCTGCGGCTGCCGGGCAAGACCAAACTCGTGCATTCGGCGCGCGCGCATCCGCTATGGGTGGTGACCTCAAGCCTTTCGGAGGCGCCCGCGGCGATGCTGCTGCAAGCCGCCGGCGCCCAGGTGATCCGGGCGCCGGTCATTACCTCCCCGGCGGGGCTGGATCTGCCGGCGGTGCTGCACGCGCTGGCGGGCCGGGGGATCACACGGCTGCTGGTCGAGGGCGGCGCCAGGATCGCGGCATCGTTCGTGGCAGCCGATCTGGTCGACGAGGTCTTGCTGTTTCGCGGCGCCCGCGAGATCGGCGAGGGCGGCGTGCCGGCGCTGGACGCAATGCCGCTATCGGCGATCACCGGGTCGCCGCGCTTCAAGGCTCGTGCTAGCGAAGCCCTGCAGAATGATACCCTCACGATCTATGAGCGTGCATAA